One segment of Alphaproteobacteria bacterium DNA contains the following:
- the ftsH gene encoding ATP-dependent zinc metalloprotease FtsH, translating to MFNRNAALWVVIALLLVLLYTVFQGGVGRSGMSQISYSEFLKAVDAGQVASVKILSGQNGATITGSFRDAARGSGGFTSYAPTDGRLIERLEGKVDRIDAGPAEETVNLGGMLVNWLPLLILVGVYIFFMRQMQGNGRGGAMGFGKSRARLLTEKHGRVTFDDVAGIDEAKGELEEIVDFLKDPQKFQRLGGKIPKGCLLVGPPGTGKTLLARAIAGEANVPFFTISGSDFVEMFVGVGASRVRDMFEQAKKNAPCIIFIDEIDAVGRHRGAGLGGGNDEREQTLNQLLVEMDGFEANEGVILIAATNRPDVLDPALLRPGRFDRQVIVPNPDIGGREKILKVHLRKVPIAPDVDPRVVARGTPGFSGADLANLVNEAALRAARLGKRLVTMIDLEYAKDKVLMGTERRSMAMTEEEKRLTAYHEAGHAIIALNVPKADPLHKVTIIPRGRALGVTMQLPERDSLSYSKLFMESRLAIMFGGRVAEQIIFGEENVTTGAASDIQQATQMARAMITAYGMSDKLGRVRYQANEQEVFLGHSVTQTQNISEATAQIIDDEVRRLIEEAETKARTILTERADDLEMLAKGLLEYESLSGEEVNSLLRGEKIVRDDPSSSSSASGAKPRRASVPSSGPTPPRDAGDPAPQAGA from the coding sequence ATGTTCAATCGCAATGCGGCCCTTTGGGTCGTGATCGCGCTGCTGCTGGTGCTGCTCTACACCGTCTTCCAGGGCGGTGTGGGCCGCAGCGGCATGTCGCAGATCTCCTATTCCGAGTTCCTCAAGGCGGTCGACGCCGGACAGGTCGCCTCGGTCAAGATCCTGAGCGGCCAGAACGGTGCCACCATCACCGGCAGCTTCCGCGACGCCGCGCGCGGCTCGGGCGGGTTCACGAGCTACGCGCCGACCGATGGCCGCCTGATCGAGCGCCTCGAGGGCAAGGTCGACCGCATCGACGCCGGCCCGGCCGAGGAGACGGTCAATCTCGGCGGCATGCTGGTGAACTGGCTGCCGCTGCTGATTCTCGTCGGCGTCTACATCTTCTTCATGCGTCAGATGCAGGGCAATGGCCGCGGCGGCGCGATGGGCTTCGGCAAGAGCCGCGCACGGCTGCTGACCGAGAAGCACGGCCGCGTCACCTTCGACGACGTCGCCGGCATCGACGAGGCCAAGGGCGAGCTCGAGGAGATCGTCGACTTCCTGAAGGATCCGCAGAAGTTCCAGCGCCTGGGCGGCAAGATCCCCAAGGGCTGCCTGCTGGTCGGTCCGCCGGGCACCGGCAAGACCTTGCTGGCGCGCGCCATCGCCGGCGAAGCCAACGTGCCGTTCTTCACCATCTCGGGCTCCGACTTCGTCGAGATGTTCGTCGGCGTCGGCGCCTCGCGCGTGCGCGACATGTTCGAGCAGGCCAAGAAGAACGCGCCCTGCATCATCTTCATCGACGAGATCGACGCCGTCGGCCGTCATCGCGGCGCCGGCCTCGGTGGCGGCAACGACGAGCGCGAGCAGACGCTGAACCAGCTGCTTGTCGAGATGGACGGCTTCGAAGCCAACGAGGGCGTGATCCTGATCGCCGCCACCAACCGGCCCGACGTGCTCGATCCGGCGCTGCTGCGCCCCGGCCGCTTCGACCGCCAGGTCATCGTGCCCAACCCCGACATCGGCGGCCGCGAGAAGATCCTGAAGGTCCATCTGCGCAAGGTGCCGATCGCGCCCGACGTCGATCCTCGCGTGGTGGCGCGCGGCACGCCCGGTTTCTCCGGCGCCGATCTCGCCAACCTGGTCAACGAGGCGGCGTTGCGCGCGGCGCGCCTGGGCAAGCGCCTGGTGACGATGATCGACCTCGAATACGCCAAGGACAAGGTGCTGATGGGCACCGAGCGCCGCTCGATGGCGATGACCGAGGAGGAGAAGCGGCTGACCGCCTACCACGAGGCCGGCCATGCCATCATCGCGCTCAACGTGCCCAAGGCCGATCCGCTGCACAAGGTGACGATCATCCCGCGCGGCCGCGCGCTGGGCGTGACCATGCAGCTGCCGGAGCGCGACTCGCTCAGCTACAGCAAGCTGTTCATGGAATCGCGGCTGGCGATCATGTTCGGCGGCCGCGTCGCCGAGCAGATCATCTTCGGCGAGGAGAACGTCACCACCGGCGCCGCCTCCGACATCCAGCAGGCCACGCAGATGGCGCGGGCGATGATCACCGCCTACGGCATGTCCGACAAGCTGGGCCGCGTGCGCTACCAGGCCAACGAGCAGGAGGTCTTCCTCGGCCACTCGGTGACGCAGACGCAGAACATCTCGGAGGCCACGGCGCAGATCATCGACGACGAGGTGCGCCGCCTGATCGAGGAGGCCGAGACCAAGGCGCGCACCATCCTCACCGAGCGCGCCGACGATCTCGAGATGCTGGCCAAGGGGCTGCTCGAGTACGAGTCGCTCTCCGGCGAGGAGGTCAACTCCCTGCTGCGCGGCGAGAAGATCGTGCGCGACGATCCCAGCTCGTCCAGCAGCGCGTCCGGGGCCAAGCCGCGCCGCGCCTCCGTGCCGAGCAGCGGCCCGACGCCGCCGCGCGACGCCGGCGATCCGGCGCCCCAGGCGGGGGCGTGA
- the thiD gene encoding bifunctional hydroxymethylpyrimidine kinase/phosphomethylpyrimidine kinase, translated as MKGRVLIIAGSDSGGGAGIQADIKAVTALDGFAMTAITALTAQNTLGVHGVLGVEPAFVAQQMEVVLSDLGADALKTGMLASPEIIVTVAEAIARHAPERPLVVDPVMVAKGGHRLLQEAAERTLVAQLLPLATVVTPNTPEAEVLVGFPIRNEGDMRSAGAALIAMGPRAALLKGGHMDRGGSEVVDLLVTSDGVQRFAHPRIATQHTHGTGCTLASAIACGLAQGMTLADAVARARDFVRRAIETAPGFGAGHGPLNHAVTLDPHWRR; from the coding sequence ATGAAGGGACGCGTGCTGATCATCGCCGGCTCGGATTCCGGCGGCGGCGCCGGCATTCAGGCCGACATCAAGGCGGTCACGGCGCTCGACGGCTTCGCCATGACGGCGATCACCGCGCTGACGGCGCAGAACACGCTGGGCGTGCACGGCGTGCTCGGCGTCGAGCCGGCATTCGTGGCGCAGCAGATGGAAGTCGTGCTGAGCGACCTCGGCGCCGACGCCCTGAAGACCGGCATGCTGGCCTCGCCCGAAATCATCGTGACCGTGGCCGAAGCGATCGCGCGCCATGCGCCCGAGCGACCGCTGGTGGTCGACCCGGTCATGGTCGCCAAGGGCGGCCATCGCCTGCTGCAGGAAGCGGCCGAGCGCACGCTGGTCGCCCAGCTGCTGCCGCTCGCCACCGTGGTGACGCCCAACACGCCGGAGGCCGAGGTCCTCGTCGGCTTTCCCATCAGGAACGAGGGGGACATGCGCTCAGCCGGCGCCGCGCTGATCGCCATGGGTCCGCGCGCGGCGCTGCTGAAGGGCGGCCATATGGACCGGGGCGGCAGCGAGGTCGTCGACCTGCTGGTCACGTCGGATGGCGTGCAGCGCTTCGCCCATCCGCGCATCGCCACCCAGCATACCCACGGCACCGGCTGCACGCTGGCCTCGGCGATCGCCTGCGGCCTGGCGCAGGGCATGACGCTGGCCGACGCGGTGGCCCGCGCACGCGACTTCGTGCGCCGCGCCATCGAGACCGCGCCCGGCTTCGGCGCCGGCCACGGTCCGCTCAACCACGCCGTCACGCTCGATCCGCACTGGCGGCGCTGA
- a CDS encoding hydantoinase B/oxoprolinase family protein, which translates to MQYAIRLRRGQARASFVMDHGRCGPPGALGGRDARFNEVEIMMCSGELYRPPHTSKDQDIVLEAGDVIKVRTPGGGYGDPFKREPALVAQDVRRAYYDRNDAADEYGVVLTADDTVDMAATERRRALKNSFHRPPSLSPL; encoded by the coding sequence GTGCAGTACGCCATCCGGTTGCGCCGCGGCCAGGCCCGCGCCTCCTTCGTCATGGATCACGGCCGCTGCGGTCCGCCCGGTGCGCTGGGCGGCCGCGATGCGCGCTTCAACGAAGTCGAGATCATGATGTGCTCAGGCGAACTCTACCGGCCACCGCACACGTCGAAGGACCAGGACATCGTTCTCGAGGCAGGCGACGTCATCAAGGTGCGCACGCCGGGCGGCGGCTACGGCGATCCGTTCAAGCGCGAGCCGGCGCTTGTCGCTCAGGACGTGCGCCGCGCCTACTACGACCGCAACGACGCCGCCGACGAATACGGCGTCGTGCTGACGGCCGACGACACGGTCGACATGGCGGCAACCGAACGGCGGCGCGCGCTCAAGAATTCATTCCACCGCCCGCCGTCATTGTCGCCCCTGTAA
- a CDS encoding aldo/keto reductase → MPHPSSTRRRTMIAGALGLGVLGALPARAQQTPARPPADILTRPVPPTGETLPAIGLGTFLTFDAIPGQKRDHLREVMSRYWAGGARVIDTSPLYGTAELTVGDYATALGISDQLFIANKIWATGDYLADESHLLQSLRLSEGRLWRERIDLMQCHSLVNVDFVVPYLRAWKKEGRIRFLGVTHFENRYHAPLSDWIERGHLDFVQINYSIFNRSAEDRILRAAAARGIAVLTNMPFEKARLFKIVEGRQLPDFAREISVENWAQFFLKWVVSHPAVTCALPSTADPQHAAQNVSALRGPLPDSAMRQRMVRHMESIPGFDRLAEMQWYPGKRYPGIIGRAQAQLRART, encoded by the coding sequence ATGCCACATCCTTCGAGCACCCGCCGCCGCACCATGATCGCCGGAGCCCTTGGCCTCGGCGTGCTGGGCGCACTTCCGGCTCGCGCCCAGCAGACCCCGGCGCGTCCGCCGGCCGACATCCTGACACGCCCCGTCCCGCCCACCGGCGAGACACTGCCGGCCATCGGTTTGGGCACCTTCCTGACCTTCGACGCCATTCCGGGCCAGAAACGCGACCACTTGCGCGAAGTCATGAGCCGCTATTGGGCGGGCGGCGCGCGCGTGATCGATACTTCGCCCCTCTACGGCACAGCAGAGCTCACGGTTGGCGACTATGCGACGGCGCTCGGCATCTCCGACCAGCTGTTCATTGCCAACAAGATCTGGGCGACCGGCGACTACCTCGCCGACGAAAGCCATCTGCTGCAGAGCCTGCGGCTTTCGGAGGGCCGGCTGTGGCGCGAGCGCATCGACCTCATGCAATGCCACAGCCTGGTAAACGTGGACTTCGTGGTGCCCTATCTGCGAGCCTGGAAGAAGGAAGGGCGCATCCGCTTCCTGGGGGTCACCCACTTCGAGAACCGGTACCATGCTCCGCTCAGCGACTGGATCGAGCGTGGCCATCTCGACTTCGTGCAGATTAACTACTCGATCTTCAATCGCAGTGCCGAGGATCGCATCCTGCGCGCCGCCGCCGCCCGCGGCATTGCCGTGCTGACTAACATGCCGTTCGAGAAGGCGCGGCTGTTCAAGATCGTCGAGGGAAGGCAGCTGCCTGACTTCGCTCGCGAGATCAGCGTCGAGAACTGGGCGCAGTTCTTCCTTAAATGGGTGGTCTCGCATCCAGCGGTGACCTGCGCGCTGCCTTCGACGGCCGATCCCCAGCATGCAGCGCAGAACGTGAGCGCTTTGCGTGGGCCGTTGCCTGACTCGGCGATGCGCCAGCGCATGGTGCGCCACATGGAGAGCATTCCGGGCTTCGATCGCCTGGCGGAGATGCAATGGTATCCAGGCAAGCGCTATCCCGGCATCATCGGCCGCGCACAGGCGCAGCTGCGCGCCCGTACGTAG
- a CDS encoding helix-turn-helix transcriptional regulator: MAYERRVEPVASNWRRFTWSSGSFDTASRPYTEAAEGTFCTPQHLMLVTLKGGAQHQEVAAACGHRFAGPDRAGAVSFVPAHCPRQLKMRGIESEWASIALDPALFDDDALRGPAARSLEASAFTNAPDRFLAGMLRECTHLFHADGILDPTYCDEMSWTLAHYLVRRYGRTSVLEDRTHAWRLPAWRLRRVADYVEEHLDGEIRIAELAALVGVSAGYFHRAFRVSTGRTPLAYVNERRICRAMHLLETERISMIEVALSIGFMSPSHFTRTFRAVVGINPSKYRALTTCP, encoded by the coding sequence GTGGCCTACGAACGCAGGGTCGAGCCAGTCGCGAGCAACTGGCGCCGCTTCACCTGGTCGAGCGGCAGCTTCGACACGGCGAGCCGGCCCTACACCGAGGCGGCCGAGGGCACGTTCTGCACGCCTCAGCATCTAATGTTGGTGACGCTCAAGGGTGGCGCACAGCACCAGGAAGTGGCTGCTGCCTGTGGCCATCGCTTCGCCGGTCCCGACCGCGCCGGCGCCGTTTCCTTCGTGCCGGCGCATTGCCCGCGCCAACTCAAGATGCGCGGCATCGAAAGCGAGTGGGCATCGATCGCCCTCGACCCTGCCCTGTTCGACGACGACGCGTTGCGCGGACCCGCAGCCAGGTCGCTTGAAGCGAGCGCCTTCACCAACGCACCCGATCGCTTCCTGGCCGGTATGCTGCGCGAGTGCACGCATCTGTTCCACGCCGATGGCATACTCGACCCGACCTACTGCGATGAGATGTCATGGACGCTCGCCCACTACCTTGTGCGCCGGTACGGCCGCACCTCGGTATTGGAGGACCGCACGCACGCTTGGCGGCTGCCAGCGTGGCGGCTGCGCCGCGTCGCCGACTATGTCGAAGAACATCTCGACGGCGAAATCCGTATCGCCGAACTTGCGGCATTGGTCGGCGTCTCTGCTGGCTACTTCCACCGTGCCTTCCGCGTCTCTACCGGCCGCACACCGCTCGCCTACGTCAATGAACGCCGCATCTGCCGCGCCATGCATCTGCTGGAAACCGAGCGCATCTCGATGATCGAGGTAGCGCTCAGCATCGGCTTCATGAGTCCGAGCCACTTCACGCGCACGTTTCGGGCGGTGGTTGGTATCAATCCGTCAAAGTACCGCGCGCTCACGACGTGCCCGTGA
- a CDS encoding phosphoglucosamine mutase, which yields MGRKLFGTDGVRGRANFEPMTVETALRLGMAAGARFVRGDHRHIVLIGKDTRLSGYMIEQALTAGFLSIGMDVLLVGPLPTPAVGHLTRSMRADLGVVISASHNPFHDNGVKFFGPDGFKLSDAIESEIEAIMEADPATHRASSELVGRARRIDDAGGRYIEAVKSTVPRGLTLDGLRIVVDCAHGAAYRVAPRVLMELGATVIALGVAPDGLNINDGCGSTHPQAAIEAVREHGAHLGIALDGDADRLVLIDERGALVDGDQIMATIAATWHDEGKLTGGGVVSTVMSNLGLERFLGGRGLRLERTSVGDRYVLERMRVAGYNFGGEQSGHLIMTDIMTTGDGLVAALQVLAAVIRAQKPVSEVCRRFDPVPQLLRNVRLPPGASARRVLDLSPVVRAILEADAALGEGGRVLVRPSGTEPLIRVMAEGDDAQQVERTVTGLCETITAAAPVAAE from the coding sequence ATGGGGCGAAAGCTATTCGGGACCGACGGCGTGCGCGGGCGCGCCAATTTCGAGCCGATGACAGTGGAGACGGCGCTGCGCCTGGGCATGGCGGCCGGCGCGCGCTTCGTGCGCGGCGATCACCGCCACATCGTGCTGATCGGCAAGGACACGCGTCTGAGCGGCTACATGATCGAGCAGGCGCTGACCGCCGGCTTCCTGTCGATCGGCATGGACGTGCTGCTGGTCGGCCCGCTGCCGACGCCGGCCGTCGGCCACCTGACGCGCTCGATGCGGGCGGACCTCGGCGTGGTGATCTCGGCCTCGCACAATCCCTTCCACGACAACGGCGTGAAATTCTTCGGCCCCGACGGCTTCAAGCTCAGCGACGCGATCGAGAGCGAGATCGAGGCCATCATGGAGGCCGATCCGGCGACGCATCGCGCATCGTCGGAGCTGGTCGGCCGCGCGCGGCGCATCGACGACGCCGGCGGCCGCTACATCGAGGCGGTGAAGTCGACCGTGCCGCGCGGCCTGACGCTCGACGGGCTGAGGATCGTCGTCGACTGCGCCCATGGCGCGGCCTATCGCGTGGCGCCGCGCGTGCTGATGGAGCTGGGCGCCACGGTGATCGCGCTCGGCGTCGCGCCGGACGGCCTGAACATCAACGACGGTTGCGGCTCGACCCATCCGCAGGCGGCGATCGAGGCGGTGCGCGAGCACGGCGCGCATCTCGGCATCGCGCTCGACGGCGACGCCGATCGCCTGGTGCTGATCGACGAGCGCGGCGCGCTGGTCGACGGCGACCAGATCATGGCGACCATCGCGGCGACCTGGCACGACGAGGGCAAGCTGACCGGCGGCGGCGTGGTCAGCACGGTGATGTCCAATCTCGGGCTGGAGCGCTTCCTCGGCGGCCGCGGGCTGCGGCTCGAGCGCACATCGGTCGGCGACCGCTACGTGCTCGAGCGCATGCGCGTGGCCGGCTACAATTTCGGCGGCGAGCAGTCGGGCCACCTGATCATGACCGACATCATGACCACCGGCGACGGGCTGGTGGCGGCGCTGCAGGTGCTGGCCGCGGTGATCCGCGCGCAGAAGCCGGTGTCGGAGGTCTGCCGCCGCTTCGATCCGGTGCCGCAGCTCTTGCGCAACGTGCGCCTGCCGCCGGGCGCCAGCGCGCGGCGCGTGCTCGATCTCTCGCCGGTCGTGCGCGCCATCCTCGAGGCCGACGCCGCGCTGGGCGAAGGCGGGCGCGTGCTGGTGCGGCCGTCGGGCACCGAGCCCCTGATCCGCGTCATGGCCGAGGGCGACGACGCCCAGCAGGTCGAGCGCACGGTCACCGGCCTGTGCGAGACCATCACCGCCGCCGCACCGGTCGCCGCGGAGTAG
- the folP gene encoding dihydropteroate synthase gives MGVINATPDSFSDGGLRLDPARAIADALRMVEDGADFIDVGGESTRPGADEVSIDEEIGRILPIVGGLARQAVPVSIDTRRAAVMAAAIDAGARIVNDTSALRDDRDSLRLVAERRCGVILMHRRGTAADRYRGPAYAEVVADVRDFLAGRVADCLEAGVAPRNIAIDPGIGFGKLPPGRYDPDQNLRLIAGIPALLALGHPVMIGASRKQFVGHISGEPDPARRLGGSLALALEAARRGAAILRVHDVRETVQALKAVAALAAADDA, from the coding sequence ATGGGCGTGATCAACGCGACGCCCGACTCCTTCTCCGACGGCGGCCTGCGGCTCGACCCGGCGCGCGCCATCGCCGACGCGCTGCGGATGGTCGAGGACGGCGCCGACTTCATCGATGTCGGCGGCGAGTCGACGCGGCCGGGCGCCGACGAGGTTTCGATCGACGAGGAGATCGGCCGCATCCTGCCGATCGTCGGCGGCCTGGCGCGGCAGGCGGTGCCGGTCTCGATCGACACGCGCCGCGCCGCGGTGATGGCCGCCGCCATCGACGCCGGCGCGCGCATCGTCAACGACACCTCCGCGCTGCGCGACGATCGCGACTCGCTGCGCCTGGTCGCCGAACGGCGCTGCGGCGTGATCCTGATGCATCGCCGCGGCACGGCGGCCGACCGCTATCGCGGCCCGGCCTATGCCGAGGTGGTGGCCGACGTGCGCGACTTCCTCGCCGGCCGCGTTGCCGACTGCCTCGAGGCCGGCGTCGCGCCGAGGAACATCGCCATCGATCCCGGAATCGGCTTCGGCAAGCTGCCGCCCGGTCGCTACGATCCCGACCAGAATCTGCGGCTGATCGCCGGCATTCCCGCCCTTCTGGCGCTGGGCCATCCGGTGATGATCGGCGCCTCGCGCAAGCAATTCGTCGGCCACATCAGCGGCGAGCCTGATCCGGCCCGCCGGCTGGGTGGTTCGCTGGCGCTGGCGCTGGAGGCGGCGCGCCGCGGCGCGGCGATCCTGCGCGTGCACGACGTGCGCGAGACGGTCCAGGCACTGAAGGCCGTCGCCGCGCTCGCCGCGGCCGACGACGCGTAG
- a CDS encoding OsmC family protein, with product MATTARITWVQDALFVGESGSGHSITMDGSPDVGGRNLAARPMEMVLIGMGGCTAIDVASMLRKQRQDVRDIIVELEAERAEDHPKVFTSVKVIYRVRGRKLNRALVERAVSLSDEKYCSATAMIRQSANVTHELVLEEVA from the coding sequence ATGGCTACCACCGCCCGCATCACCTGGGTCCAGGACGCGCTGTTCGTCGGCGAGTCGGGCAGCGGCCACAGCATCACCATGGACGGCTCGCCCGATGTCGGCGGCCGCAACCTCGCGGCGAGGCCGATGGAGATGGTGCTGATCGGCATGGGCGGCTGCACCGCCATCGACGTCGCCTCGATGCTGCGCAAGCAGCGTCAGGACGTGCGCGACATCATCGTCGAGCTCGAGGCCGAGCGCGCCGAGGATCATCCAAAGGTCTTCACCTCGGTGAAGGTGATCTACCGCGTGCGCGGCAGGAAGCTGAACCGCGCCCTGGTCGAACGGGCGGTGTCGCTGAGCGACGAGAAATACTGCTCGGCCACGGCGATGATCCGCCAATCGGCCAACGTCACGCACGAGCTCGTGCTGGAAGAGGTCGCCTGA
- a CDS encoding TonB family protein: protein MASASQERVDPVMSLAPAPAADETPLSPALSSADGPGAAPAGVDAVEVGAASAAPTAPSGFPVLGLIAAVGAHALVAAAFYALMLHEPPQEAKAPVDLFEIVLAEDMAGRADGTALQAPDGAPMPDVIQDPDARAPTQPADEPTNDPVSAPHRPTQPPSFDAMPTPPASPSVPDTADAWTPRVSPALMLPLAATEPQAADLATQPKTETAKPAPAPKPAAAPAKPPAPAPTPPAPPLSTRAAAPPVPPRPSMQRSVDLREVAGLAPSRAAAAGSSSGSALEANYASLLFRAIDRVRFYPIGARDRGEEGRVVLRVTIAADGRLLDAFIVRGSGFPDLDAATIEMARRAAPYPPLPRALGAERASFNVPVNFGIRRL from the coding sequence ATGGCCTCCGCCTCCCAGGAGCGGGTCGACCCGGTCATGTCGCTGGCGCCCGCGCCGGCCGCCGACGAGACGCCGCTGAGTCCCGCCCTGTCTTCCGCCGACGGCCCTGGCGCCGCGCCGGCGGGTGTCGACGCGGTCGAGGTCGGGGCCGCGTCCGCCGCGCCCACTGCGCCCTCGGGCTTCCCCGTCCTGGGACTGATCGCCGCCGTCGGCGCACATGCCCTGGTCGCGGCCGCCTTCTACGCCCTGATGCTGCACGAGCCGCCGCAGGAGGCGAAGGCGCCCGTCGACCTGTTCGAGATCGTGCTGGCCGAGGACATGGCGGGCCGCGCCGACGGCACCGCCCTGCAGGCACCCGATGGCGCCCCCATGCCCGACGTGATCCAGGATCCCGACGCGCGCGCGCCGACCCAGCCGGCCGACGAGCCGACCAACGACCCGGTGAGCGCGCCGCACCGGCCGACCCAGCCGCCGTCCTTCGACGCCATGCCGACGCCCCCGGCCTCACCCTCGGTGCCGGATACCGCCGATGCCTGGACGCCGCGCGTCAGTCCCGCGCTCATGCTGCCGCTGGCCGCCACCGAGCCGCAGGCGGCAGACCTGGCAACCCAGCCCAAGACTGAGACGGCCAAGCCTGCTCCAGCCCCGAAGCCGGCCGCGGCTCCGGCCAAGCCGCCGGCGCCGGCACCGACTCCCCCCGCGCCGCCACTCTCGACGCGGGCCGCCGCGCCGCCAGTGCCGCCCCGCCCCTCGATGCAGCGCTCCGTCGATCTGCGCGAAGTCGCGGGCCTGGCTCCCAGCCGAGCCGCAGCGGCCGGCTCCTCCAGCGGCAGCGCGCTGGAGGCCAACTACGCCAGCCTGCTGTTCCGCGCCATCGACCGGGTGCGCTTCTACCCGATCGGCGCGCGCGACCGCGGCGAGGAGGGACGCGTCGTCCTGCGCGTCACCATCGCCGCCGACGGCCGCCTGCTCGATGCCTTCATCGTCCGCGGCAGCGGCTTCCCCGATCTCGACGCCGCGACCATCGAGATGGCTCGCCGCGCCGCGCCCTATCCGCCGCTGCCGCGCGCGCTGGGCGCCGAGCGCGCCTCCTTCAACGTGCCGGTGAACTTCGGCATCCGCCGGCTCTGA